The Legionella sp. PATHC032 genome has a window encoding:
- a CDS encoding MFS transporter — protein MENKKKRVVVATAGTFLEWAEFTYYAYIANIISALFFPKLGNHLGLIATFSVFALSYFFRPLGALFFGYIGDKMGRRVALQSSIMLMGLSSLLIGCLPSYNSIGILAPILLLIFRCIQGFAVSGEFNGSAIYLIEHDSEKPCQAGSWTGFASALGMMFGGLMSTLIYLPHMPEWAWRIPFLLGTLSCFCAMYFRKNLSESPPYLTISKVKSSNPLKILFEDYKKQLIKSVLLVAALGIYIYIMNVYYASHLAKYTTLSDAQTKFVVTLGQGLVVLFIVLTGMYVDRTDERHIIKIGLWGYFIAAPIAYLAPQTNSFALILLSQIPYALCNALVGTPIFKLLNDFFPTQIRYSGVSIAWGISMAIFGGTAPLVANYLQYSFKLATAPIFYILLSASVALLVLHDKKSYKIAPIKLRSDN, from the coding sequence ATGGAAAATAAGAAAAAACGGGTTGTTGTCGCAACTGCCGGAACTTTTCTGGAATGGGCTGAATTTACTTATTACGCCTATATCGCAAACATTATCTCCGCATTGTTTTTCCCAAAATTGGGAAATCATCTGGGTTTGATAGCAACCTTTTCTGTTTTCGCTCTCAGTTATTTTTTTCGTCCCTTAGGAGCCCTCTTTTTTGGATATATTGGAGACAAGATGGGGCGTCGAGTTGCCTTGCAATCTTCTATTATGCTGATGGGCTTATCTTCTCTGCTCATTGGTTGTCTTCCTTCTTACAACAGTATTGGTATCTTGGCTCCAATTCTCTTGCTCATCTTTCGTTGCATACAAGGCTTTGCCGTATCAGGTGAATTTAATGGCAGCGCTATCTATCTGATTGAACACGATTCAGAAAAACCATGCCAGGCCGGTAGCTGGACCGGTTTTGCTTCAGCATTGGGCATGATGTTTGGCGGATTGATGTCTACTTTAATTTATTTACCTCACATGCCAGAGTGGGCATGGCGTATCCCTTTCCTGTTAGGAACCTTATCCTGTTTTTGTGCGATGTATTTTCGTAAAAATTTGAGTGAGTCACCGCCCTACCTCACAATAAGTAAAGTAAAATCATCAAATCCACTGAAAATTTTATTTGAAGATTATAAAAAACAATTAATTAAATCAGTATTATTAGTAGCTGCACTGGGTATTTATATATACATTATGAATGTTTATTATGCATCTCATTTGGCAAAATACACCACTTTATCAGATGCTCAAACTAAATTCGTTGTTACCTTAGGACAAGGATTAGTTGTCCTATTCATTGTTTTAACAGGAATGTACGTGGATAGAACTGACGAAAGACATATTATAAAAATTGGTTTATGGGGGTATTTTATTGCAGCTCCTATAGCTTACCTGGCTCCTCAAACCAACTCTTTTGCATTAATTCTCTTATCACAAATTCCTTATGCACTATGCAATGCGCTGGTCGGTACACCAATTTTTAAACTATTGAATGATTTTTTTCCAACTCAGATTCGATACAGCGGTGTTTCTATTGCATGGGGAATAAGCATGGCTATTTTTGGAGGAACAGCGCCATTGGTTGCCAATTATTTGCAATATTCATTCAAATTAGCCACCGCACCAATATTCTATATACTTTTATCAGCCAGTGTTGCCTTGCTCGTTTTGCATGATAAAAAGAGTTACAAGATAGCCCCGATAAAATTAAGATCGGATAATTGA
- a CDS encoding ankyrin repeat domain-containing protein: MNTHNAVLNCFLKLGYSDVQGVCHGISIRWLEACLLGEEHVFHERIKHIERIVSSGQDIVKLMEAAKEKKGKNLSTEDEELLDILAFFESLDLYHAPYRHTELFGLSSDSNQKNIAFHSDLAASDKINALGGLTQVYSQALIPNEAELRHYLDELGFIMQAGSGSSKDVLGVILSSFNHTLAVTYKPGDGWGFMDINQYPPKVYKVEETGRLAKMIIKGLNSVPPSPYLALDASIYTTTRNPQVYSLTTQLGQFKSSHVMTKKIASREQNGMGLAWIAARIGDVALISELARHQVNLNKADKDGFTPAHLAVQHGDVALISELGRHQVDFNKAAKHGVTPVHIAAQQGDVAVIVELARHGVDFNKANESGATPAHLAAQNGHIAVITELAKHGVDFNKANENGATPAHFAARNGHIAVIAELAKHGVNLNKTNRSGDTPAHLAAQKGHAAVITELAKNNVNVHQQNEHGSTLVHIAAQNGHTTVIAELAKYQVDFNKTDVNGSTPAHLAARNGHVTVIAELAKHQANLNKADKDGFTPAHIAALTGQSVVLDALIKSGTDLSPSLISLTDWKSKAYLKKNAVARMNSFLNYHKDKQEALLSPKDLAVIMGEENEIQRFLDNVIEPHLRYAGRADMAEKNKENEPLPKDVIACLNQLIDLKRQNEIMESYLAETETLLNAIKENEQRIIDRKYYIDFIDEHKESYTNVMWHISSPEKEELFQNEAQLRHSGMSSTVLYGMSWATSLFSTCYRFLTPKLQQEYLDSLMPQTLDSQSKALFKKLLQEHKDNLKKEMLRIEQSIANTNKKLFPQSEEILPLFNTLSSKDLQLLPIYEFRIVHSVRSDDRHTPKEHADTQNFMHQKSTMSILKIPATEREANIYAVFQLLECPLMCNEDGSIPRILKEIKAIIKEVDPQEEQSISDALHLIRNAIKDVDRQERPLVAEVLKVFDDAGSLNFRQIRNSLEALPGLNEFSLSLRQSLSGHST, encoded by the coding sequence ATGAATACTCATAATGCGGTATTGAATTGCTTTTTAAAATTAGGGTATTCCGATGTTCAGGGAGTATGTCATGGGATTTCCATCCGCTGGCTGGAGGCTTGCCTTTTGGGTGAAGAGCATGTATTTCATGAACGGATTAAACATATTGAGCGGATTGTTTCTTCAGGCCAAGATATAGTTAAGCTTATGGAAGCGGCTAAAGAAAAAAAGGGCAAAAATTTATCAACAGAAGATGAAGAATTATTGGATATCCTGGCTTTTTTTGAAAGCCTGGATTTGTATCATGCGCCGTATCGCCATACGGAACTATTTGGGCTTTCATCTGATAGCAACCAAAAGAATATTGCATTTCATTCTGATCTGGCAGCATCAGATAAAATCAACGCGTTAGGAGGTTTAACCCAGGTATATTCTCAAGCACTCATTCCTAATGAGGCAGAATTAAGGCATTATTTGGATGAATTAGGTTTCATCATGCAAGCGGGTTCTGGCTCAAGCAAAGATGTTTTAGGAGTGATTTTAAGTTCTTTCAACCATACTCTGGCGGTGACTTATAAACCCGGTGATGGTTGGGGGTTTATGGATATTAATCAATATCCCCCCAAAGTGTATAAAGTTGAAGAGACAGGACGACTCGCTAAAATGATAATAAAGGGTTTGAATTCAGTCCCACCATCTCCATATCTTGCTTTGGATGCATCAATTTACACCACAACCAGAAATCCACAAGTGTATTCATTAACCACACAATTGGGTCAATTTAAATCCAGTCATGTAATGACCAAAAAAATAGCATCCCGGGAACAAAATGGGATGGGTTTAGCCTGGATTGCAGCACGAATAGGGGATGTTGCTCTTATCTCGGAGCTTGCGAGGCATCAAGTTAATTTGAATAAAGCAGATAAGGATGGCTTTACGCCAGCTCATTTAGCTGTCCAACATGGTGATGTTGCTCTTATCTCGGAGCTTGGGAGGCATCAGGTTGATTTCAATAAAGCGGCTAAACATGGCGTTACACCAGTCCATATAGCTGCCCAACAGGGTGATGTTGCTGTCATTGTTGAACTTGCAAGACATGGGGTTGATTTCAATAAAGCCAATGAAAGTGGTGCTACACCAGCCCATTTAGCAGCTCAAAATGGACATATTGCTGTTATTACTGAACTTGCAAAGCATGGGGTTGACTTCAATAAAGCTAATGAAAATGGTGCTACTCCAGCTCATTTCGCAGCTCGAAATGGGCATATAGCCGTCATTGCTGAGCTTGCAAAGCATGGGGTTAATTTAAATAAAACAAACAGAAGTGGTGATACACCAGCCCATTTAGCAGCTCAAAAAGGTCATGCCGCTGTTATTACCGAGCTTGCTAAAAATAATGTTAATGTACATCAACAAAATGAACATGGTTCTACACTGGTCCATATAGCAGCTCAAAACGGTCATACTACGGTCATTGCGGAGCTTGCGAAATATCAAGTTGATTTCAATAAAACAGATGTAAATGGCTCTACCCCTGCGCATTTGGCAGCCAGAAATGGTCATGTTACTGTCATTGCTGAGCTTGCGAAGCATCAAGCTAATCTTAATAAAGCAGACAAAGATGGGTTTACACCAGCTCACATCGCAGCATTAACTGGTCAATCGGTGGTTCTTGATGCATTGATAAAATCAGGTACCGATTTAAGTCCTTCTTTAATTTCACTCACTGATTGGAAAAGCAAAGCCTACTTGAAAAAAAATGCTGTTGCTCGAATGAATTCATTTCTGAATTATCATAAAGACAAACAAGAGGCGTTGCTTTCTCCCAAGGACTTGGCTGTAATTATGGGGGAAGAAAATGAGATTCAACGTTTCCTGGACAATGTGATTGAGCCTCATTTGAGATATGCCGGCAGGGCTGATATGGCAGAAAAAAACAAAGAAAATGAGCCCTTACCGAAGGACGTGATTGCATGCCTGAACCAGCTAATCGATTTAAAACGGCAGAATGAAATAATGGAGTCATATCTTGCAGAAACTGAAACATTGCTCAACGCAATAAAAGAAAATGAACAGCGCATCATAGACCGAAAGTATTATATTGATTTTATTGATGAGCATAAGGAATCCTATACCAATGTCATGTGGCATATATCCAGTCCTGAAAAAGAAGAGTTATTTCAAAATGAAGCCCAACTTCGTCACTCAGGAATGTCATCTACGGTGCTTTATGGTATGAGTTGGGCGACTTCATTATTTTCCACTTGCTACCGTTTTTTGACTCCCAAGCTCCAACAAGAATATCTTGACTCCTTAATGCCTCAGACTTTAGACAGCCAAAGCAAAGCTTTGTTTAAAAAGCTCTTACAAGAGCATAAGGACAACCTGAAAAAAGAGATGCTCAGGATCGAACAATCCATCGCTAATACCAATAAAAAATTATTTCCTCAGTCTGAAGAGATACTCCCTCTTTTCAATACGCTGTCGTCAAAAGACCTTCAACTCTTACCGATATACGAATTTCGTATTGTGCACAGTGTGCGTTCTGATGACAGGCATACACCAAAAGAACACGCTGATACGCAGAACTTTATGCATCAAAAATCAACGATGAGTATCTTGAAAATTCCGGCAACAGAACGTGAAGCAAATATTTACGCAGTATTTCAATTGTTAGAGTGTCCTTTAATGTGCAATGAGGATGGCTCAATTCCCAGGATTTTAAAAGAAATAAAAGCGATTATAAAAGAGGTAGATCCACAAGAGGAGCAATCAATTAGTGACGCGCTTCATCTCATTCGTAATGCAATAAAAGATGTAGACCGACAAGAGAGACCTTTAGTTGCTGAAGTGTTAAAGGTATTTGATGATGCAGGTAGCCTTAATTTTAGACAAATCCGTAACTCTTTAGAAGCTCTACCTGGTTTAAATGAATTTTCTTTATCATTAAGACAGTCATTATCAGGGCATTCTACATAG
- a CDS encoding L,D-transpeptidase family protein has product MKIRAILLIISIFFPVALFASTATCPLSNGINVHTKKRTLNICKNGTVIKTFKVALGYKGVGKKHAGDNKTPIGLYGLAHPRKSNQFKVFIPILYPTKKQLAAGYSGRDVGIHGPAQTSSLFGWLNNLPGSTRGCIAVGKNNYIEYVANWVKANPGAKVLII; this is encoded by the coding sequence ATGAAAATAAGAGCAATTCTTTTAATTATCTCTATTTTTTTTCCTGTCGCTTTATTTGCAAGTACTGCGACTTGTCCTTTATCAAACGGAATCAATGTACATACTAAAAAGCGCACTTTAAATATCTGTAAAAACGGTACTGTCATTAAAACCTTTAAGGTAGCGCTCGGGTATAAGGGCGTTGGTAAAAAACATGCTGGTGATAATAAAACTCCAATTGGTTTATATGGGTTAGCTCATCCAAGAAAATCCAATCAATTCAAAGTTTTTATTCCAATTCTCTATCCAACTAAAAAGCAATTAGCTGCTGGATATTCAGGCAGGGATGTAGGGATCCATGGACCAGCTCAGACATCCAGTTTGTTTGGTTGGTTAAACAACTTACCAGGCTCCACACGTGGATGTATTGCTGTTGGCAAAAATAACTATATCGAGTATGTGGCCAATTGGGTAAAAGCTAATCCTGGAGCTAAGGTTTTAATTATTTAA
- a CDS encoding sensor domain-containing diguanylate cyclase — MQKAKEKIQNINEIIFSDRVMLLNKNLLLSIPANFLCALIIFIGLDKTIDEEILSVWFMAGATTFVLHGSLFFFNSYRPLPSKYLLKWLISITAIYGTLWGIAGSFLIPQNDLLNQMIVIIIIIGVASGGLHILQPSFLASLLFFSLTLIPLSIWLFQQNTLNYWFLGIALLIYFCFVSIMSWMGYGLLNKNFKLRYENLDLIDKLYAINADLEESELRFRSAFNSAAIGMAIVSLEGMWLKVNQSLCQIVGYSEEELLETNFQSITYPEDLELDLGYVRQLLEGDIRFYHMEKRYIHKNGSIIWILLSASLIRDPENKPLYFISQIQNIDAQKRAEQELQHIAYHDTLTGLGNRKLLELSFDQALAHAKRHQTQIAIMFMDLDYFKNVNDKLGHDIGDLLLIEIGKRLQTILRSTDLIVRHGGDEFIIALTELSNVNQVIEIANKILIAISKPITIKRYGISITGSIGISIYPYDGYDSDTLIRKADEALYRVKIGGKNNFQLFNTVLHK, encoded by the coding sequence ATGCAAAAGGCCAAAGAAAAGATTCAAAATATAAATGAAATAATATTTTCAGATCGCGTAATGTTACTAAATAAAAATTTGTTATTGAGCATTCCTGCAAATTTTTTATGTGCATTAATTATTTTTATTGGTTTGGATAAAACAATAGATGAAGAAATTCTCTCTGTATGGTTTATGGCTGGAGCAACAACTTTTGTTCTCCATGGAAGTTTATTTTTCTTTAATTCTTATCGTCCCTTACCATCCAAATACCTTTTAAAATGGTTAATAAGCATTACTGCTATTTATGGTACTCTTTGGGGAATAGCAGGTTCATTTCTTATTCCTCAGAATGATCTGTTAAATCAAATGATTGTCATTATTATAATTATTGGAGTCGCATCAGGTGGATTACATATTCTTCAGCCCAGTTTTTTAGCAAGTCTATTATTTTTTTCATTAACCCTTATCCCTCTAAGTATCTGGCTTTTCCAGCAAAATACACTTAACTATTGGTTTCTTGGAATTGCATTGCTGATTTACTTTTGTTTTGTATCCATTATGTCCTGGATGGGATATGGGCTTCTTAATAAGAATTTTAAATTACGTTATGAGAATTTGGATTTAATTGATAAATTGTATGCAATTAACGCTGATTTGGAGGAAAGCGAGCTACGTTTTCGTTCTGCATTTAATTCTGCTGCTATTGGTATGGCTATAGTTTCTTTGGAGGGGATGTGGTTAAAGGTTAATCAATCGCTTTGTCAGATTGTAGGATACTCAGAAGAAGAATTATTGGAAACTAATTTTCAATCGATCACTTATCCAGAGGATTTAGAGCTCGATTTGGGCTATGTGAGGCAATTATTAGAGGGGGATATAAGATTCTACCATATGGAAAAACGCTATATTCATAAAAATGGTAGTATCATTTGGATTTTACTTAGTGCTTCTTTAATCCGAGATCCCGAGAATAAACCACTCTATTTTATCTCGCAAATTCAAAACATTGATGCTCAAAAACGAGCAGAGCAAGAACTTCAACACATCGCATATCATGACACTTTAACTGGTTTGGGAAATAGAAAACTATTAGAGTTATCATTTGACCAGGCATTAGCTCATGCGAAACGTCACCAAACGCAAATTGCTATTATGTTTATGGATTTGGATTATTTTAAAAATGTGAATGACAAATTGGGGCATGATATTGGGGATCTTTTATTAATTGAGATTGGAAAAAGATTACAAACGATTTTAAGATCTACTGATCTAATTGTCAGGCATGGTGGCGATGAATTCATCATCGCGCTTACCGAATTATCCAATGTAAATCAAGTTATAGAAATAGCAAATAAAATTCTAATTGCTATAAGTAAGCCTATAACAATCAAACGTTATGGTATTTCAATTACAGGCAGTATTGGTATAAGTATCTATCCATATGATGGTTATGATTCAGACACATTAATTAGAAAAGCGGATGAAGCATTATATAGGGTGAAAATAGGGGGAAAAAATAATTTTCAATTGTTCAATACTGTGTTACATAAGTAA
- a CDS encoding potassium transporter Kup, giving the protein MMNESSTEKKNELSLSFAALGVVFGDIGTSPLYAFGQVIKYFPINDYNIYGILSLIFWSLIIIISIKYLVIVFRADNDGEGGIIALAGLIRQKIKKPGGWLLFITLVGIGLIIGDGILTPAISILSAVEGLESLSPDLAKYVLPVTLIILFFLFKMQSIGTGKIGVYFAPVMLVWFITIGVLGALQIIQNPKVLMAINPYYAVNFFLIHQYLALFILGGVFLVMTGGEALFADLGHFGKKAIRLGWFSVALPALLLCYFGQGALVLMHTEDIKYPFFSLSPDWFLPMMIILATIATIIASQAIISAAFSILKQASLLNLVPRLKIIYTSKFEKGQVYLPLINFILAIGTCSLVIVFQSSSNLADAYGIAVNLDMLITTVLVGIIAYRCWSWHALKVMVFPLILVIELAFFAGNIPKLLTGGWIPILIAFLGFIVMYTWHCGFEKLRELHHRDALMDAFIIDELNQNKISRQAGMGLYIIDPYDCDGESLLHHLRLNRIFFENMVFVSVKIENKPYIPIQNKFELIKKAEGFYLIFIHYGFMEDINLPDTLEEMFKRICLPFEIGKNKLIYFIEIVFVEMTRQRLKHMYLWQKRLFSIMIRNAVPDIQFYQLPYNKTIAIGTYYQF; this is encoded by the coding sequence ATGATGAATGAGTCATCAACCGAGAAGAAGAATGAGCTCAGCTTATCATTTGCAGCTTTGGGGGTTGTTTTTGGGGATATAGGAACAAGCCCTCTTTATGCATTTGGCCAAGTAATAAAGTATTTTCCAATCAATGACTATAATATTTATGGTATTTTGTCGCTCATTTTTTGGTCGCTGATCATTATAATTAGTATTAAGTATCTGGTAATCGTTTTTCGTGCGGATAATGATGGCGAAGGCGGCATTATAGCTTTAGCAGGGTTGATAAGGCAGAAAATAAAAAAGCCAGGAGGATGGCTTTTATTTATTACGCTTGTTGGCATAGGGCTTATCATTGGTGATGGAATATTAACTCCAGCGATATCTATTTTAAGTGCTGTCGAAGGTCTGGAATCATTGTCTCCAGATTTGGCCAAGTATGTTCTACCAGTGACATTAATTATTTTATTTTTCCTTTTTAAGATGCAGAGCATAGGTACAGGAAAAATTGGTGTTTATTTCGCTCCTGTCATGCTTGTTTGGTTTATTACAATTGGAGTTTTGGGTGCTTTGCAAATTATACAGAATCCCAAAGTACTAATGGCAATAAATCCTTATTACGCAGTTAATTTTTTTCTGATACACCAATACTTGGCTCTTTTCATATTGGGTGGGGTATTTTTAGTCATGACTGGCGGCGAAGCATTATTCGCTGATTTAGGGCATTTTGGTAAAAAGGCTATTCGGCTAGGATGGTTTTCTGTGGCGTTACCCGCTTTACTTTTATGCTATTTTGGCCAGGGGGCGCTTGTATTGATGCATACAGAAGATATCAAATATCCCTTTTTTAGTTTATCGCCAGATTGGTTTCTCCCTATGATGATTATTTTGGCTACGATTGCAACCATTATTGCATCACAGGCAATTATTTCGGCGGCATTTTCAATTTTAAAACAGGCATCACTGCTTAATTTGGTTCCACGCCTTAAGATTATTTATACGTCCAAATTTGAGAAAGGCCAAGTCTATTTACCGCTTATCAATTTTATTTTAGCCATAGGTACCTGTTCGCTTGTTATAGTTTTTCAATCATCGTCAAATCTTGCAGATGCATACGGCATTGCTGTTAATTTAGATATGCTTATCACAACTGTTTTAGTTGGGATTATTGCTTATCGTTGTTGGAGTTGGCATGCGCTCAAAGTTATGGTTTTCCCACTGATATTGGTTATTGAACTTGCATTTTTTGCAGGAAATATACCCAAGTTGTTAACTGGAGGTTGGATTCCTATTTTAATTGCATTTCTTGGATTTATAGTGATGTATACTTGGCACTGTGGCTTTGAGAAATTACGTGAATTACATCATAGAGATGCTCTGATGGATGCGTTTATCATTGATGAATTAAATCAAAATAAAATTTCAAGACAAGCTGGAATGGGCTTATATATTATTGACCCGTATGATTGCGATGGTGAAAGCCTTCTGCATCATCTTAGGCTTAACCGTATTTTTTTTGAGAATATGGTTTTTGTAAGTGTCAAAATTGAAAATAAACCCTATATTCCTATTCAAAATAAATTTGAACTTATAAAAAAGGCTGAAGGGTTTTATTTAATCTTTATTCATTATGGGTTTATGGAAGATATTAATTTACCTGATACTTTAGAAGAAATGTTTAAAAGGATATGTTTACCGTTTGAAATTGGTAAGAATAAGTTAATCTATTTTATTGAGATTGTTTTTGTTGAAATGACCAGACAAAGGCTAAAACATATGTACCTGTGGCAAAAGCGCCTTTTTTCTATCATGATACGTAATGCTGTGCCGGATATACAGTTTTATCAATTACCTTACAATAAAACTATTGCAATAGGTACTTATTACCAATTTTGA
- a CDS encoding cyclic nucleotide-binding domain-containing protein yields the protein MSKDDLHNCVLFKGIDEKYVDEFLENCEEVELPKGAFLFHQNEIGDSMYIVEQGELQIILEHNSTGSALLEEQVIGVFKNGALFGELCVFGQLKRAASIRALVDCRLLKIEGEDFRIRIYSKDLDALLICYNIAKLLSQRFINLLSLSYSLNV from the coding sequence ATGAGCAAAGACGATTTACATAACTGTGTGTTATTTAAGGGAATAGATGAGAAGTACGTTGATGAATTTTTGGAAAATTGTGAGGAAGTTGAACTTCCAAAAGGTGCATTTCTTTTTCATCAAAATGAAATTGGTGACTCGATGTATATTGTCGAACAAGGTGAGTTACAAATTATACTGGAGCACAACTCGACAGGCTCGGCTCTTCTTGAGGAACAAGTGATTGGAGTATTTAAAAATGGAGCATTGTTCGGGGAATTATGTGTATTTGGTCAACTAAAACGAGCTGCATCAATCCGTGCCCTGGTAGATTGTCGATTATTAAAAATCGAAGGAGAAGATTTCAGGATTCGTATCTACTCAAAAGATTTGGACGCATTATTAATTTGTTATAATATCGCAAAACTATTAAGCCAGCGCTTTATTAATCTTTTAAGCTTGAGTTATTCGCTAAATGTGTAA